In a single window of the Sediminicoccus sp. KRV36 genome:
- a CDS encoding iron-sulfur cluster assembly accessory protein has translation MSTTTATPRIRRELPPLMTLSDSAAERLRGLYDKGEAGKLLRIGVKTKGCSGMAYDLSFVEEPGPGDERVNDKGLTILVDRKATLHLIGTVMDYEVKPMSAGFVFVNPNEKGRCGCGESFHV, from the coding sequence ATGAGCACCACCACCGCCACCCCGCGTATCCGGCGCGAATTGCCGCCGCTGATGACCCTGTCAGACAGCGCGGCCGAGCGTTTGCGCGGCCTCTACGACAAGGGCGAAGCCGGCAAGCTGCTGCGCATCGGCGTCAAGACCAAGGGCTGCTCCGGCATGGCCTATGACCTGAGCTTCGTCGAGGAACCAGGCCCGGGCGATGAGCGCGTGAACGACAAGGGGCTGACCATCCTGGTGGACCGCAAGGCCACCCTGCATTTGATCGGCACCGTCATGGATTACGAGGTGAAGCCGATGAGTGCCGGCTTCGTCTTCGTGAACCCGAATGAGAAGGGCCGCTGCGGCTGCGGCGAGAGCTTCCACGTCTGA
- a CDS encoding sulfite exporter TauE/SafE family protein yields MNEMWWLAGLAVAMAATGLVSGTLAGLLGVGGGIVIVPLLFNVFPLFGIPEAMQMKLAVGTSLATIIPTSIVSARKHRASGAMDEALLRSIWLPMMLGVALGTALAVHVRGEGLTAVFGMVALLVALNMGFTGIDFRVAEKLPDGPPRAALGIGMGSVSAMMGIGGGTLGVPILSMFGYPIRAAVATSSVFGLIISVPATIGFIWGGWSDPNLPPFSLGYVSLIGFALIAPTSIIATPWGVKLAHTIRPIWLKRAFAIFLAATSLRMFYSLFS; encoded by the coding sequence ATGAACGAGATGTGGTGGCTGGCCGGGCTTGCGGTGGCGATGGCGGCAACGGGCCTGGTGTCGGGCACGCTGGCGGGGTTGCTGGGCGTGGGCGGGGGCATCGTCATCGTGCCGCTGCTGTTCAATGTCTTCCCGCTCTTTGGTATCCCTGAGGCGATGCAGATGAAGCTGGCCGTCGGCACGTCGCTGGCCACCATCATCCCCACCTCCATCGTCTCGGCGCGTAAGCACCGGGCCTCGGGCGCCATGGATGAGGCGCTGCTGCGCTCGATCTGGCTGCCCATGATGCTGGGCGTCGCCCTGGGCACGGCACTCGCCGTGCATGTGCGGGGTGAGGGGCTGACCGCGGTGTTTGGCATGGTGGCGCTGCTGGTGGCGCTCAATATGGGCTTCACCGGCATTGATTTCCGCGTGGCCGAGAAGCTGCCCGATGGGCCCCCGCGTGCGGCACTCGGCATCGGCATGGGCAGCGTGAGTGCGATGATGGGGATCGGCGGCGGGACGCTCGGCGTGCCCATCCTCTCCATGTTCGGCTACCCGATCCGCGCGGCGGTCGCGACCTCCAGCGTATTCGGGCTGATCATCTCGGTGCCGGCGACGATCGGCTTCATCTGGGGCGGGTGGAGTGATCCGAACCTGCCGCCCTTCTCGCTCGGCTATGTCAGCCTGATCGGCTTCGCGCTCATCGCGCCGACTTCCATCATCGCCACACCCTGGGGCGTGAAGCTGGCGCATACCATCCGGCCGATCTGGCTGAAGCGCGCCTTCGCGATCTTCCTGGCAGCCACCAGCCTGAGGATGTTCTACAGCCTGTTCAGCTGA
- a CDS encoding SDR family NAD(P)-dependent oxidoreductase yields MMLKDKVAIVTGSGGGIGREIAIAMAEAGAKVVINDIGASLGGEGFSTSPAEQTKAIIEQKGGSAVINTDSVSEWENAKKIVQTAIDAFGRVDIVVNNAGILRDQIFHRMTPEEWLSVINVHLNGSFFVSRAAAEHFRKQESGSLVHITSTSGLIGNFGQANYSAAKLGIVALSKSIALDMKRYNVRSNCLAPFAWSRMTSSIPAETPEQKARVERIMRMGPEKNAPLAVFLASDAAKEVTGQIFAPRMHELFLFSQNRPIRSVHSESGWTPEKIAEIALPAFRANFVPMERSGDVFSWDPI; encoded by the coding sequence ATGATGCTCAAGGACAAGGTTGCCATCGTCACCGGCTCAGGCGGTGGCATCGGGCGGGAAATCGCCATCGCCATGGCGGAAGCCGGTGCCAAGGTGGTGATCAACGACATCGGCGCCTCACTGGGCGGTGAAGGTTTCTCCACCAGCCCGGCCGAGCAGACCAAGGCCATCATCGAGCAGAAGGGTGGCTCGGCCGTCATCAACACCGACAGCGTTTCCGAATGGGAGAACGCGAAGAAGATCGTCCAGACCGCCATTGATGCCTTTGGCCGCGTGGATATCGTGGTGAACAATGCCGGCATCCTGCGCGACCAGATCTTCCACCGGATGACGCCGGAGGAATGGCTCTCGGTCATCAATGTGCATCTGAATGGCAGCTTCTTCGTCAGCCGTGCGGCGGCCGAGCATTTCCGGAAACAGGAGAGCGGCAGCCTGGTGCATATCACCAGCACGAGCGGCCTGATCGGCAATTTCGGGCAGGCGAACTACTCGGCGGCGAAGCTCGGCATCGTGGCACTCAGCAAGTCCATCGCGCTGGACATGAAGCGCTACAATGTGCGCTCCAATTGCCTCGCACCCTTCGCCTGGAGCCGCATGACAAGCAGCATCCCGGCCGAGACGCCGGAGCAGAAGGCGCGCGTCGAGCGCATCATGCGCATGGGGCCGGAGAAGAACGCGCCGCTCGCCGTCTTCCTCGCCTCGGACGCGGCGAAGGAAGTGACGGGCCAGATCTTCGCGCCCCGCATGCATGAGCTGTTTCTCTTCAGCCAGAACCGGCCGATCCGCTCCGTCCACAGCGAAAGCGGCTGGACGCCGGAGAAGATCGCCGAGATCGCACTCCCCGCCTTCCGCGCGAATTTCGTGCCGATGGAACGCTCGGGCGATGTGTTCAGCTGGGATCCGATCTGA
- a CDS encoding acyl-CoA dehydrogenase family protein, with protein sequence MNFQLNEEQAAFQQVVRGFAERHLAKGAVERAHTVGFPWDVAKLMADQGLFGIMIPEEDGGAGGTVFDAVLAMEQIAQVCPRSADVLQAGNFGAFRTFAEYASPYQKERFFKPLLAGEAVAAVGMTEPDAGSALTDLKTFCTPDGEGFRLNGQKVFTTNSAEANVFVIYCRFGPGVGGIGSVLVERGMEGFRLGQPSLYMNDEEWCALYFDNVYIPPEMVLLGPGGFKKQIGGFNVERVGNTTRALALGEYCFSAAREHAGTRAQFGRKLMEFQGLQWKFAEMRVALDGARLLLYRAAINAGRGLPDGQEVAIAKYACNQAGWMASNESMQVMGGTGYSKDLLIEYCVRRTRGWMIAGGSLEVMKNRIAEGVFGQSFSQRPPRA encoded by the coding sequence GTGAATTTCCAACTGAACGAGGAACAAGCGGCTTTTCAGCAGGTGGTGCGCGGCTTTGCCGAGCGCCACCTGGCGAAGGGCGCTGTTGAGCGCGCGCACACTGTCGGCTTCCCTTGGGATGTCGCGAAGCTGATGGCCGATCAGGGCCTGTTTGGCATCATGATCCCAGAGGAGGATGGCGGCGCCGGCGGCACCGTCTTTGACGCCGTGCTGGCCATGGAGCAGATCGCCCAGGTCTGCCCGCGCAGTGCCGATGTGCTGCAGGCCGGCAATTTCGGCGCTTTCCGGACCTTTGCCGAATATGCCTCCCCGTATCAGAAGGAACGCTTCTTCAAGCCGCTGCTGGCCGGTGAGGCCGTGGCCGCCGTTGGCATGACCGAACCTGACGCAGGCTCGGCCCTGACCGACCTCAAGACCTTCTGCACGCCGGATGGCGAGGGCTTCCGGCTGAACGGCCAGAAGGTCTTCACCACCAACTCCGCCGAGGCCAATGTCTTCGTCATCTATTGCCGCTTCGGGCCTGGCGTGGGTGGCATCGGCTCCGTGCTGGTGGAGCGCGGGATGGAGGGTTTCCGCCTCGGCCAACCCAGCCTCTACATGAATGACGAGGAGTGGTGCGCCCTCTACTTCGACAATGTGTATATCCCGCCCGAGATGGTGCTGCTGGGCCCGGGTGGCTTCAAGAAGCAGATCGGCGGCTTCAACGTCGAGCGCGTGGGCAACACGACGCGCGCCCTGGCGCTGGGCGAATACTGCTTCTCGGCGGCGCGGGAGCACGCTGGCACGCGCGCGCAATTCGGCCGCAAGCTCATGGAGTTCCAGGGGCTGCAATGGAAATTCGCGGAGATGCGCGTGGCCCTCGATGGCGCGCGGCTGCTGCTCTATCGCGCGGCGATCAATGCCGGGCGCGGTTTGCCGGATGGGCAGGAAGTCGCGATCGCCAAATACGCCTGCAACCAGGCGGGCTGGATGGCGTCCAATGAATCCATGCAGGTCATGGGCGGCACGGGCTACTCGAAGGATCTGCTGATCGAATACTGCGTCCGCCGCACGCGCGGCTGGATGATCGCGGGCGGCAGCCTGGAGGTGATGAAGAACCGCATCGCCGAGGGCGTGTTCGGCCAGAGCTTCTCGCAGCGGCCGCCGCGCGCATGA
- a CDS encoding acetate--CoA ligase family protein, which produces MKELLAPRSIALIGASGDPTRLTARAQIYLRKHGYTGALHPVNPRAPEVLGERAYATVEEIPGEIDFAYILLNTEHVEGQIAAVAAKGAKVACILADGFAEAGPEGLARQQRCLDAARAAGLRLLGPNSMGLINIPARIAVSVNAALEAESLPAGRVALVSQSGSMLGAIMSRGAARGMGFSHLIATGNEADLSAGEIAAMLVDDPGVDAVMLFLEAIRAPEHFAHAAWKAHQAGKPLIAYKLGRSPYGAELATSHTGALAGSDAAAEAFFRAHGILRATMLESFLELPALALGRRPIAHPHRAVSVLTTTGGGGAMVVDALGVAGIEARAPDSAASAALAAVKMHSHGRLLDMTLAGTKPERIEAAIRALNEAQDTDAIIPVIGSSAQFRPADAVAGILAAAAHVRPLAAFLVPQADASLQLLAEAGIPAFRTPESLADAMRAYLDWRAPLAAPHVALPEMTLPDAPDEADARDLFAALGLHTACSRDLEAAHRFPVALKILSPDIAHKTEAGGVTLNIPDTAALREAASAMQARVAAAEPKARLTGFLIQPMARGLAEVILGFRRDPEVGPIVLLGAGGVLAELHRDVAIRLAPLHAAEAREMIAEVRSLRVIEGWRGLPRGDVEALVQAIVAVSRLAAIPAIREAEINPLMIHETGLTVADAWMVRA; this is translated from the coding sequence TTGAAGGAACTCCTGGCCCCCCGCAGCATCGCCCTGATCGGCGCCTCCGGCGACCCCACCCGCCTCACTGCACGCGCGCAAATCTACCTCCGCAAACACGGCTACACGGGCGCCCTGCACCCCGTGAATCCCCGTGCGCCCGAAGTCCTGGGCGAGCGCGCCTACGCCACCGTCGAGGAGATCCCGGGCGAGATCGACTTCGCCTACATTCTCCTCAACACCGAGCATGTCGAAGGCCAGATCGCTGCCGTTGCCGCCAAGGGCGCCAAGGTCGCCTGCATTCTGGCCGATGGCTTCGCCGAAGCCGGCCCCGAGGGCCTGGCCCGCCAGCAGCGCTGCCTGGATGCGGCGCGCGCTGCCGGCCTGCGTTTGCTCGGCCCCAATTCCATGGGCCTGATCAACATCCCCGCGCGCATCGCCGTCAGCGTGAATGCGGCGCTGGAGGCCGAGAGCCTGCCCGCCGGGCGCGTCGCCCTGGTCAGCCAATCGGGCTCCATGCTGGGTGCGATCATGTCGCGCGGTGCGGCGCGCGGCATGGGCTTCAGCCACCTGATCGCGACCGGCAATGAGGCCGACCTCAGCGCCGGCGAAATCGCCGCCATGCTGGTGGATGACCCTGGCGTGGATGCGGTGATGCTGTTTCTGGAGGCGATCCGCGCGCCGGAGCATTTCGCGCATGCCGCCTGGAAGGCGCATCAGGCGGGCAAGCCGCTCATCGCCTATAAGCTCGGCCGCTCGCCTTATGGGGCGGAACTCGCCACCAGCCACACCGGCGCGCTCGCCGGCTCCGACGCCGCGGCCGAGGCCTTCTTCCGCGCCCATGGCATCCTGCGCGCCACCATGCTGGAGAGCTTTCTGGAACTCCCCGCCCTGGCCCTCGGCCGCCGCCCCATCGCCCACCCGCATCGCGCCGTCTCCGTGCTGACCACCACGGGCGGCGGGGGTGCCATGGTCGTGGATGCGCTGGGGGTTGCCGGTATCGAGGCGCGCGCGCCGGACAGCGCCGCATCCGCAGCACTGGCCGCCGTGAAGATGCACAGCCATGGCCGCCTGCTGGACATGACGCTGGCCGGCACCAAGCCTGAGCGCATCGAGGCCGCGATCCGCGCCCTGAACGAAGCCCAGGATACGGATGCCATCATCCCCGTCATCGGCTCCTCCGCGCAGTTCCGCCCGGCCGATGCGGTGGCGGGCATCCTGGCCGCGGCCGCGCATGTGCGCCCGCTGGCGGCCTTCCTGGTGCCCCAGGCCGATGCCTCGCTGCAGCTCCTGGCCGAGGCCGGCATCCCCGCCTTCCGCACGCCGGAAAGCCTGGCCGATGCGATGCGCGCCTATCTCGATTGGCGCGCGCCGCTGGCCGCACCGCATGTGGCGCTACCCGAAATGACGCTGCCCGACGCGCCGGATGAAGCCGATGCGCGTGACCTCTTTGCCGCCCTCGGCCTGCACACCGCCTGTTCGCGCGATCTGGAGGCGGCGCATCGCTTTCCCGTCGCGCTGAAAATCCTCTCGCCCGATATCGCCCACAAGACCGAGGCGGGCGGTGTCACGCTCAATATCCCCGACACGGCGGCACTGCGCGAGGCGGCCAGCGCCATGCAGGCCCGGGTGGCGGCAGCCGAACCCAAAGCAAGGCTGACCGGCTTCCTGATCCAGCCCATGGCGCGCGGCCTGGCCGAGGTCATCCTCGGCTTCCGGCGTGACCCCGAAGTGGGGCCCATCGTGCTGCTCGGTGCCGGCGGTGTCCTGGCGGAATTGCACCGCGACGTTGCCATCCGCCTCGCCCCCCTGCACGCCGCCGAAGCGCGCGAGATGATCGCCGAGGTGCGGAGCTTGCGCGTCATCGAAGGCTGGCGTGGCCTGCCGCGCGGAGATGTGGAGGCGCTGGTGCAGGCCATCGTGGCCGTCTCACGCCTCGCGGCGATACCCGCGATCCGCGAAGCGGAAATCAATCCCCTGATGATTCACGAGACGGGCCTGACCGTCGCTGATGCCTGGATGGTGCGCGCATGA
- a CDS encoding nitroreductase family protein, which yields MTDPRSLIEARFGHLPFEPPAEIPAGLAALLDRRVTRRFKPDAIPEPLLNTVLAAAQSAPSKSDMQQFSIVVLEDAKRIAAIADWIGTMPWIKDAPNLLIFCADIRRNRDICERAGREHANDNLDTMLNATVDAALAMGMCIAAADAAGLGTCPISYVRNHMEKVAPLLSLPKGVFPIAGLSLGWPAARNETSARLPPSVVIHRDRYSSEGEAQALSAYDARRERAKPRYPEIHGPAPEGCSWTENVARQLSVPERAGFRTWLRSRGLALD from the coding sequence ATGACCGACCCCCGTTCCCTGATCGAGGCCCGCTTCGGCCATCTCCCCTTCGAGCCGCCCGCCGAAATCCCGGCCGGCCTGGCCGCCCTGCTGGACCGCCGCGTCACCCGCCGCTTCAAGCCCGATGCCATCCCGGAGCCGCTGCTGAACACCGTACTCGCCGCCGCGCAATCGGCGCCGAGCAAGAGCGACATGCAGCAATTCTCCATCGTGGTGCTGGAGGATGCGAAGCGCATCGCCGCCATCGCGGATTGGATCGGCACCATGCCCTGGATCAAGGATGCGCCGAACCTGTTGATCTTCTGCGCCGATATCCGCCGCAACCGCGACATCTGCGAACGTGCGGGCCGCGAGCACGCCAATGACAACCTGGACACCATGCTGAACGCGACAGTGGATGCGGCGCTGGCCATGGGCATGTGCATCGCGGCGGCCGATGCGGCGGGGCTTGGCACCTGCCCCATCTCCTATGTGCGCAACCATATGGAGAAGGTGGCGCCGCTGCTTTCCCTGCCGAAGGGCGTCTTCCCCATCGCCGGGCTCTCGCTCGGCTGGCCTGCCGCGCGCAATGAAACCAGCGCCCGGCTGCCCCCTTCGGTCGTGATCCACCGCGACCGCTATTCGAGCGAGGGCGAGGCCCAGGCCCTCAGCGCCTATGATGCGCGGCGCGAGCGCGCCAAGCCACGCTATCCGGAAATCCATGGCCCCGCCCCGGAAGGCTGCAGCTGGACCGAGAATGTGGCCCGGCAACTCTCGGTGCCAGAGCGCGCCGGCTTCCGCACCTGGCTGCGCTCACGCGGCTTGGCGCTTGACTAG
- a CDS encoding NUDIX domain-containing protein — protein sequence MTRHSPTRADDNPGGADAGGRKPRRAVRPKDAASLILWRDGPKGIEVLMGRRHRDMRFMPGVLVFPGGRVDLADYRARLASDLPATTRRMLEISARPSLATALAVCALRELEEEAGLVLGQMVAGRLHPALAPLHYLTRAITPADRPMRFHARFLIAEARHATGDIRGSGELEEVRFFALTEIPAQPLAKITAMILEEFVAWMALSPQARGRRKLFSIQGRDNRLPEGAG from the coding sequence TTGACTAGGCATTCCCCGACCCGGGCGGATGACAATCCCGGCGGCGCCGATGCCGGTGGCCGCAAGCCCCGCCGCGCCGTCCGCCCCAAGGATGCGGCCAGCCTGATCCTTTGGCGCGATGGCCCCAAGGGCATCGAGGTGCTGATGGGCCGCCGGCACCGCGACATGCGCTTCATGCCGGGTGTGCTGGTGTTTCCCGGCGGCCGCGTGGACCTGGCGGACTACCGCGCGCGGTTGGCCAGTGACCTGCCGGCGACAACGCGGCGCATGCTGGAAATCAGCGCGCGGCCCTCGCTCGCGACGGCCCTGGCCGTCTGCGCCTTGCGCGAATTGGAGGAAGAGGCAGGGCTTGTCCTGGGGCAGATGGTGGCGGGGCGGTTGCACCCCGCACTCGCCCCCCTGCACTACCTGACCCGCGCCATCACGCCGGCTGACCGGCCGATGCGCTTCCATGCGCGCTTCCTGATCGCCGAGGCCCGGCACGCGACGGGTGACATCCGCGGCTCAGGCGAGTTGGAGGAGGTGCGCTTCTTCGCCCTGACGGAGATTCCGGCACAGCCGCTGGCGAAGATCACCGCGATGATCCTGGAGGAATTCGTGGCCTGGATGGCGCTGAGCCCTCAGGCCCGCGGCCGGCGCAAGCTGTTCAGCATCCAGGGCCGCGACAATCGGCTGCCGGAGGGTGCCGGCTGA
- the tpiA gene encoding triose-phosphate isomerase, with protein sequence MRPLIAGNWKMNGSQREAARLADALREGVESVDLLICPPFVHLHAVAALMLGSRVAVGAQDCHAAHHGAHTGDVSATMLRDVGATHVILGHSERRTNHGENDAAVLAKTEAALTAGLIPIICVGETEAERLAGLADSVVEKQLAGSIPYGFITAGGVVAYEPVWAIGTGRTPTERDIVAMHATMRMALVERFGPAARTTRLLYGGSVKPSNAAEILALPEVDGALVGGASLVAADFLAIGRAVPG encoded by the coding sequence ATCCGTCCGCTCATCGCCGGCAATTGGAAGATGAATGGCAGCCAGCGTGAGGCCGCGCGCCTTGCTGACGCGCTGCGCGAGGGGGTGGAGAGTGTCGATCTGCTGATCTGCCCGCCCTTCGTCCATCTGCATGCGGTGGCGGCGCTGATGCTGGGCAGCCGCGTCGCCGTGGGTGCGCAGGATTGCCACGCGGCGCATCACGGCGCGCATACCGGCGATGTCAGCGCGACCATGCTGCGTGATGTGGGCGCGACGCATGTGATCCTGGGCCATTCCGAACGGCGGACCAACCATGGTGAGAATGACGCGGCCGTGCTGGCCAAGACGGAAGCCGCGCTGACGGCCGGGCTGATCCCCATCATCTGCGTGGGCGAGACGGAGGCCGAGCGCCTGGCGGGGCTGGCGGATTCGGTGGTGGAGAAGCAACTGGCCGGCTCCATCCCCTATGGCTTCATCACGGCAGGCGGTGTTGTGGCCTATGAGCCGGTCTGGGCCATCGGGACGGGGCGGACGCCGACAGAGCGCGATATCGTGGCCATGCACGCGACGATGCGCATGGCGCTGGTGGAGCGCTTCGGGCCGGCGGCCCGGACGACGCGGCTGCTCTATGGCGGCTCGGTGAAGCCGTCCAATGCGGCGGAAATCCTGGCGCTGCCCGAAGTGGACGGGGCGCTGGTGGGTGGTGCAAGTCTGGTGGCGGCGGACTTCCTGGCGATCGGGCGCGCCGTGCCGGGGTGA
- a CDS encoding peptidylprolyl isomerase, with protein sequence MRRLAGTWFAKLLFVLLILSFAVWGIEDMLRNIGRDTAVARIGSDSIEVEEAQEAARRELQRIQRQLQGRMEMDARIRRAVAEQALEGLVLDRVLRQEQGRMRIVVPDDVVRDYIFQIPGFAGLDGRFSRETFNNFLRSNDMTEARFLDLLRTDLGRQQLSGAVRAGAAAPDALARRMLAWTMERRTATLVELPFADAPEPEAPSEAQLARYHENNARQFSTPEYRDVALATLNAARLMAEVEVSERDLEDGYAANRARYETPEKREVFQALMQDEAAAQAIATQWAADADFAVIEAAARAAGGLATPLGLSTRAELPLPALAEAAFALPPGGISAPVRTPFGWHVLRVGTIELGAQRSLDEVRAELRAEIQAERAADLAFERVNRVEDALAGGASLAEAARRYSLGYVEARLDATGRAPDGTEVDLGLAPAVRPAALRAIFTAERGAAPRLQEGEWGFLAVDVREVTPPALRPLETVREQVVAGFLTAARRRWQEERAAALLAATRAGQTLAAAAEAAQITAEELGPFGREAGGGNPMPRDLLAPVFELRGNAATMIERPLSFAVVQLLGVTPADLSAETEALTTLRGETAQAMAEDFEAQYQAALRARANVRINPRLVEQMAGN encoded by the coding sequence ATGCGCCGGCTGGCCGGCACCTGGTTCGCCAAGCTCCTTTTCGTCCTGCTCATCCTCTCCTTCGCCGTCTGGGGGATCGAGGACATGCTGCGCAATATCGGGCGGGACACCGCCGTCGCCCGCATCGGCAGCGATTCGATCGAGGTCGAGGAAGCGCAGGAAGCCGCCCGGCGTGAGCTGCAGCGCATCCAGCGCCAGCTCCAGGGGCGCATGGAAATGGATGCGCGCATCCGCCGCGCCGTCGCCGAACAGGCGCTGGAGGGCCTGGTGCTGGACCGCGTGCTCCGCCAGGAGCAGGGGCGCATGCGCATCGTCGTCCCCGATGACGTGGTGCGCGACTACATCTTCCAGATCCCCGGATTCGCCGGCCTCGATGGTCGCTTCTCGCGCGAGACGTTCAACAACTTCCTGCGCAGCAACGACATGACCGAGGCCCGCTTCCTCGATCTGCTGCGCACCGATCTCGGTCGGCAGCAATTGTCGGGCGCCGTGCGCGCCGGCGCCGCCGCCCCCGATGCCCTGGCCCGCCGCATGCTGGCCTGGACGATGGAGCGCCGCACCGCGACGCTGGTCGAACTCCCCTTCGCCGACGCGCCGGAACCGGAGGCGCCGAGCGAAGCCCAGCTCGCCCGCTATCATGAGAACAACGCCCGCCAGTTCTCCACGCCCGAATACCGGGATGTGGCGCTGGCCACGCTGAACGCCGCCCGCCTGATGGCCGAAGTCGAAGTGAGCGAGCGCGATCTGGAGGATGGCTACGCCGCCAACCGCGCCCGCTACGAAACGCCCGAGAAGCGCGAGGTCTTCCAGGCCCTGATGCAGGATGAAGCGGCGGCCCAGGCCATCGCCACCCAATGGGCGGCCGATGCGGATTTCGCCGTGATCGAGGCCGCAGCACGCGCGGCGGGTGGGTTGGCCACCCCGCTTGGCCTCTCCACCCGCGCCGAGCTGCCCCTGCCCGCCCTGGCCGAGGCGGCCTTCGCCCTCCCACCCGGCGGCATTTCGGCCCCGGTGCGCACGCCCTTCGGCTGGCACGTCCTGCGCGTCGGCACCATCGAGCTGGGCGCGCAACGCAGCCTGGATGAGGTGCGCGCCGAATTGCGCGCCGAAATCCAGGCCGAACGCGCCGCCGATCTCGCCTTTGAGCGGGTGAACCGCGTCGAGGATGCGCTGGCCGGCGGGGCGAGCCTCGCTGAAGCCGCGCGCCGCTATTCCCTCGGCTATGTCGAGGCGCGGCTGGATGCTACGGGCCGCGCGCCGGATGGCACGGAGGTTGACCTTGGCCTGGCACCCGCCGTCCGCCCCGCTGCCCTGCGCGCCATCTTCACGGCCGAGCGCGGCGCGGCCCCCCGCCTTCAGGAGGGCGAGTGGGGCTTCCTCGCGGTGGATGTGCGCGAAGTGACGCCACCCGCCCTGCGCCCGCTGGAGACGGTGCGTGAGCAGGTGGTTGCGGGCTTCCTGACCGCCGCCCGCCGCCGCTGGCAGGAGGAACGCGCGGCCGCGCTGCTGGCCGCCACCCGCGCCGGCCAGACCCTGGCCGCCGCCGCGGAGGCCGCGCAGATCACCGCCGAGGAGCTTGGCCCCTTCGGCCGTGAGGCGGGCGGCGGCAACCCCATGCCGCGCGACCTGCTGGCCCCGGTCTTCGAGTTGCGCGGCAATGCCGCCACCATGATCGAGCGCCCCCTCTCCTTCGCGGTGGTGCAATTGCTGGGTGTCACGCCGGCCGATCTCTCGGCCGAGACGGAGGCCCTCACGACCCTGCGCGGCGAGACGGCGCAGGCGATGGCCGAGGATTTCGAAGCGCAATATCAGGCGGCGCTGCGTGCGCGGGCCAATGTCCGCATCAATCCACGCCTGGTCGAGCAGATGGCAGGCAATTGA